The following coding sequences lie in one Flavobacterium cyclinae genomic window:
- a CDS encoding S9 family peptidase, translating into MKNYRIALLFFVLSSLSVVAQQKITLEEIWGGAFRTKGMDALNAMKNTNQYTVLNYDRNSKSYQIDLYDFATLEKVSTLFDTKNHNEVKSIDSYTFDKNEKKILIATNSNPIFRHSFTAEYYIYDIPSKTVSSFTANAIQEPTFSADGTKVAYAFENNLYVHDLSSGVKVQLTQDGQKNKIINGITDWVYEEEFAFVKAYDWNVTGTKIAYIKFDETEVPEFSMDMYNEGLYPTQTVFKYPKAGEKNAIVSLHIFDLKSGTTKKINLGSYKDFYIPRIKWTNDAAVLSVQVLNRHQNNLDLHFVDANAGTTKIVLNEKDAAYVDITDNLTFLKDNSFIWTSEKDGFNHIYHYDKSGKLKKQITSGKWEVTNYYGFDEKSGMIYYQSVENGSINRDVYAIKVDGKSKVRLSSKTGTNSATFSPNFQYFINSYSSATSAPMYTLNDSKSGAVIKTIVSNEAVEQKLAKYDVTSKEFFVLTTEKGHQLNAWMIKPKNFDASKKYPVFMFQYSGPGSQQVANTWNGINDYWFMMLAQQGYIVACVDGRGTGYKGAAFKKCTYKELGKYEVEDQIDAAKVIGKYNYVDASRIGIFGWSYGGFMSSNCLFQGADVFKMAIAVAPVTSWRYYDSIYTERYMQTPQENASGYDNNSPINHVNKLKGNFLLVHGTADDNVHVQNTMKMVEALVQANKQFDWAIYPDKNHGIYGGKTRLQLYTKMTNFIKEKL; encoded by the coding sequence ATGAAAAATTACAGAATAGCGTTATTGTTTTTTGTACTCAGCTCATTATCAGTAGTAGCACAACAAAAAATTACGTTAGAAGAAATTTGGGGTGGTGCTTTTAGAACCAAAGGTATGGATGCATTAAATGCTATGAAAAACACCAACCAATATACGGTCTTAAATTATGACAGAAATTCTAAAAGTTACCAAATTGATTTATATGATTTTGCTACATTAGAAAAAGTGAGTACACTTTTTGATACTAAAAATCATAACGAGGTAAAATCAATTGACAGCTACACTTTTGATAAAAATGAGAAAAAGATTTTAATTGCTACCAATTCCAATCCTATTTTTCGTCATTCGTTTACAGCTGAATACTATATTTACGATATTCCCTCAAAAACGGTAAGTAGTTTTACTGCAAATGCTATACAAGAGCCAACATTTAGCGCTGATGGAACTAAAGTGGCTTATGCTTTTGAAAACAATCTTTATGTTCATGATTTGTCATCAGGAGTAAAGGTGCAATTGACGCAAGACGGCCAAAAAAATAAAATCATTAATGGTATAACGGATTGGGTTTATGAAGAAGAGTTCGCTTTCGTAAAAGCATATGATTGGAATGTAACGGGCACTAAAATTGCTTACATAAAATTTGATGAAACTGAAGTTCCAGAATTTTCAATGGATATGTATAATGAAGGATTATATCCCACTCAAACCGTTTTTAAATATCCAAAAGCAGGTGAAAAAAACGCGATTGTTTCCTTACATATTTTCGATTTAAAATCAGGAACTACTAAGAAAATCAACTTAGGTTCTTATAAAGATTTTTATATTCCAAGAATCAAATGGACGAATGATGCTGCTGTATTAAGTGTTCAAGTTCTGAATCGTCACCAAAATAATTTGGACTTGCATTTTGTTGACGCGAATGCAGGAACAACAAAAATCGTTTTAAACGAAAAAGATGCCGCTTATGTTGATATTACGGATAATTTAACGTTTTTAAAAGACAATAGTTTTATTTGGACATCAGAAAAAGACGGATTCAATCATATTTACCACTATGATAAATCAGGTAAATTGAAAAAACAAATTACTTCTGGAAAATGGGAAGTAACAAACTATTATGGTTTTGACGAAAAATCAGGAATGATTTATTATCAATCGGTTGAAAATGGTTCAATTAATAGAGATGTTTATGCAATAAAGGTTGATGGAAAATCAAAAGTTAGATTATCATCAAAAACAGGAACCAATTCGGCAACTTTTAGTCCAAATTTCCAATACTTTATCAATTCATATTCAAGTGCTACGTCGGCACCTATGTATACGTTGAATGATTCAAAATCAGGAGCCGTAATCAAAACTATTGTTTCTAACGAAGCAGTAGAGCAAAAGTTGGCAAAATACGATGTAACTTCAAAAGAATTTTTTGTTTTAACAACTGAAAAAGGACATCAGCTAAATGCTTGGATGATTAAACCGAAAAATTTTGATGCTTCAAAAAAATATCCCGTTTTCATGTTTCAATATTCAGGGCCAGGCTCGCAACAGGTAGCCAATACTTGGAATGGGATTAATGATTATTGGTTTATGATGTTAGCGCAACAAGGTTATATTGTAGCTTGTGTTGATGGTAGAGGAACAGGTTATAAAGGTGCTGCTTTTAAGAAATGCACTTATAAAGAATTAGGAAAATACGAAGTTGAAGATCAAATCGATGCGGCTAAAGTAATTGGAAAATACAATTATGTAGATGCATCAAGAATTGGAATTTTTGGATGGAGTTATGGCGGATTCATGTCGTCTAACTGTTTGTTCCAAGGTGCTGATGTATTCAAAATGGCAATTGCTGTAGCTCCAGTAACTTCTTGGAGATATTATGATAGTATTTACACCGAGCGTTATATGCAAACGCCACAAGAAAATGCAAGTGGATACGATAACAATTCGCCAATTAATCACGTAAATAAATTAAAAGGAAACTTCTTATTAGTTCATGGTACAGCGGATGACAATGTACACGTTCAAAATACAATGAAAATGGTGGAAGCATTAGTACAAGCCAACAAACAATTTGATTGGGCTATTTATCCTGACAAAAACCACGGAATTTACGGCGGAAAAACTCGTTTACAATTGTACACTAAAATGACGAATTTCATTAAAGAAAAATTATAA
- a CDS encoding peptide MFS transporter, whose product MSEVAAKQSHPKGLWVLFGTEMWERFNFYGMRAILTLFMVNSLLIKEADAAIIYGGFLALCYLTPLLGGFISDKYIGNRYSIMLGGTLMAIGQFLLFISASTFDSSIGSAKLFMWIALFIIIFGNGFFKPNISSMVGSLYPKQEKNKLDSAFTIFYMGINIGAFLGQFICPWVGDVKDEVTGVRDIFAFKWGFLAASIAMIIGTVTFFMLKNKYVVTPEGRPIGGLPKNNEAEDFEEGETQTAKFTGAAIGTAIGIFAALFFVFRYLLVGEFGFSDVAMGQLIKGIIYPFIYSAGIALAYLIMSSAENKVERQRIWVIYIVSFFIIFFWAAFEQAGSSLTFIADNQTDRDIFGWNMPPSMVQIFNGIFVVMLALPFSLLWDKLRANGKEPVSPLKQAMGLALIALSYFIIAHNVKDLGNSGLLAIKWLMLLYLIQTMGELCLSPIGLSLVGKLAPKRFASLLYGVFFISNAAGYALAGSLGAIIPATGDKFQKAETLGVNLQDVLDKKVTLSAEQVALFEKEQLPMEYTSFGGFEIHNLYEFFMVFVILCGIAAVILAVLSPRLKKMMNGIT is encoded by the coding sequence ATGAGTGAAGTAGCAGCAAAACAAAGCCATCCAAAAGGACTATGGGTTTTATTTGGAACCGAAATGTGGGAGCGTTTCAATTTCTACGGAATGCGAGCAATCTTAACATTGTTCATGGTAAATTCATTATTGATTAAAGAAGCAGACGCAGCCATTATTTATGGTGGATTTTTAGCATTGTGTTATTTAACGCCACTTTTAGGAGGATTTATTTCAGATAAATACATAGGGAATAGATATAGTATAATGTTAGGAGGAACATTAATGGCAATTGGACAATTCCTTTTGTTTATTAGTGCTTCAACTTTTGATTCTAGCATCGGAAGTGCAAAATTATTTATGTGGATTGCTTTGTTTATTATCATTTTCGGTAACGGATTTTTCAAGCCAAACATTTCATCAATGGTTGGAAGTTTGTATCCAAAACAAGAAAAAAACAAATTAGATTCTGCTTTTACTATTTTCTATATGGGAATTAATATCGGAGCGTTTTTAGGTCAATTTATTTGTCCTTGGGTTGGAGATGTTAAAGACGAAGTAACTGGAGTTAGAGATATCTTTGCGTTTAAATGGGGATTCTTAGCAGCTTCAATTGCAATGATTATTGGAACGGTTACTTTTTTTATGTTGAAAAACAAATATGTAGTAACACCAGAAGGAAGACCAATTGGAGGTTTACCAAAAAATAATGAAGCAGAGGACTTTGAAGAAGGTGAAACACAAACAGCTAAATTTACAGGAGCAGCTATTGGTACTGCAATAGGAATTTTTGCAGCTTTATTCTTTGTCTTTAGATATTTATTAGTGGGTGAATTTGGTTTTTCAGATGTTGCAATGGGCCAATTAATTAAAGGAATAATTTATCCATTTATTTATTCTGCTGGTATTGCTTTAGCTTACTTAATTATGAGTTCGGCTGAAAATAAAGTAGAAAGACAGCGTATTTGGGTAATTTATATTGTTTCGTTCTTTATTATCTTTTTCTGGGCTGCGTTTGAACAAGCAGGTTCATCGTTAACGTTTATTGCGGATAATCAAACTGATAGAGATATTTTTGGTTGGAATATGCCACCATCAATGGTGCAAATTTTTAATGGTATTTTTGTTGTAATGTTGGCGTTACCATTCAGTTTATTATGGGATAAATTAAGAGCAAATGGTAAAGAGCCTGTTTCTCCATTAAAACAAGCAATGGGATTAGCTTTAATTGCTTTGAGTTATTTTATCATCGCACACAATGTTAAAGATTTAGGAAATTCTGGATTATTAGCAATCAAATGGTTAATGTTATTGTACTTAATCCAAACAATGGGTGAACTTTGTTTGTCACCAATCGGATTATCATTGGTTGGTAAATTAGCACCTAAACGTTTTGCGTCTTTATTGTATGGAGTTTTCTTTATTTCAAATGCAGCGGGTTATGCTTTAGCGGGTTCATTAGGAGCAATTATTCCTGCAACTGGAGATAAATTCCAAAAAGCGGAAACTTTAGGAGTTAATCTTCAAGACGTTTTAGATAAAAAAGTAACCTTAAGTGCTGAACAAGTAGCTTTATTTGAAAAAGAGCAATTACCTATGGAATATACATCTTTTGGAGGTTTTGAAATCCATAATTTATATGAGTTTTTTATGGTTTTTGTTATTTTGTGTGGTATTGCTGCTGTAATTTTAGCTGTTTTATCTCCTAGATTGAAAAAAATGATGAATGGTATTACTTAA